One segment of Candidatus Eremiobacterota bacterium DNA contains the following:
- a CDS encoding FxLYD domain-containing protein — MRVEDMIRNGGIFVKKVILCSVLLLICASIAMAKLETVISEKFFINFELKPYANQAMYTIEGNLTNRTKTAFSSVTIAWTLYNKDGAQLKSHNACIKNLEPNGTALFKETVVVDANSEATSIKLIKLETN; from the coding sequence ATGAGAGTAGAAGATATGATAAGGAATGGTGGGATTTTTGTGAAAAAGGTTATTTTATGCTCAGTTCTATTGCTTATTTGTGCTTCCATTGCAATGGCAAAGCTGGAAACCGTTATCTCCGAAAAATTTTTCATAAATTTTGAATTGAAACCCTATGCGAATCAAGCCATGTATACGATTGAAGGTAATCTAACGAACAGAACGAAAACCGCTTTTTCTTCCGTTACTATTGCTTGGACTCTCTACAACAAAGACGGTGCTCAGCTTAAGAGTCATAATGCCTGCATAAAAAATTTAGAGCCAAATGGGACCGCATTATTTAAAGAGACAGTCGTTGTTGATGCTAATTCAGAAGCAACTAGTATAAAACTCATTAAACTAGAGACAAATTAG
- a CDS encoding SUMF1/EgtB/PvdO family nonheme iron enzyme, with product MKDYYRILGLDPLAEPEVVAAAYKALLGKYQDSREAGTEGRLNDIIEAYGVLGDSVKRAGYDRECQSALEALSSPGGGRPSGYPRKNTFGYDEHENSLDNAVMILIPPGEFLMGSPVGEGYGEEHPQRNIYLDPFYIYKYEVTNGQFARFVNETGYKAKGDWEKYAVQGRESHPVINVTWTDAQAYCQWAGGDLPTEAQWEKAARGIDGRRFPWGDHWDRNKCNNVDTDSSEYRALRAHLYLRRGTTPVGAFSEGASPYGCMDMAGNVWEWCGDWYDQQYYQKSPVRNPPGPLQGDARVYRGGAWNNDATTGFRCAYRTGSPPGETNFLFGFRPMLLLSGE from the coding sequence ATGAAGGACTATTACAGGATACTGGGCCTGGACCCGCTGGCGGAGCCGGAGGTCGTCGCTGCCGCGTACAAGGCGCTCCTGGGGAAGTATCAGGATTCCCGTGAAGCCGGCACCGAGGGCAGATTGAACGATATCATCGAGGCTTACGGGGTGCTGGGCGACAGCGTGAAGCGGGCCGGCTATGACAGGGAGTGCCAGAGCGCCCTTGAAGCCCTCTCCTCTCCCGGCGGCGGAAGGCCTTCGGGGTATCCCCGGAAAAACACCTTCGGCTATGACGAGCATGAGAATTCCCTTGACAATGCCGTGATGATTCTCATACCCCCGGGGGAGTTTCTGATGGGGTCACCCGTAGGTGAAGGCTATGGCGAGGAGCATCCCCAGCGCAATATATACCTTGATCCCTTTTATATTTATAAATACGAGGTGACCAACGGGCAGTTCGCCCGCTTTGTCAATGAAACAGGGTATAAGGCCAAGGGTGACTGGGAAAAGTATGCCGTCCAGGGCAGGGAGAGCCATCCTGTCATCAATGTCACCTGGACTGATGCCCAGGCTTACTGTCAGTGGGCAGGCGGAGACCTCCCGACAGAAGCGCAGTGGGAGAAGGCGGCCCGGGGCATTGACGGCAGAAGGTTCCCCTGGGGCGATCACTGGGACAGGAACAAGTGCAACAATGTTGACACTGACAGCAGTGAATACAGGGCTCTCCGCGCCCATCTCTACCTGAGAAGAGGCACGACGCCCGTGGGGGCCTTTTCTGAAGGCGCGAGCCCTTATGGCTGCATGGACATGGCCGGGAACGTGTGGGAATGGTGCGGGGACTGGTATGACCAGCAATACTATCAGAAAAGCCCTGTGAGGAATCCTCCGGGGCCCCTCCAGGGAGATGCCCGGGTCTACCGCGGCGGCGCATGGAATAATGATGCAACGACGGGCTTCCGCTGCGCCTACCGCACCGGGAGTCCCCCGGGCGAGACGAACTTCCTTTTCGGCTTCCGCCCGATGCTTCTCCTCAGCGGCGAATGA
- a CDS encoding ATPase, T2SS/T4P/T4SS family has protein sequence MEKDILDAEEAREFLKTSKPTFYRWLKAGKIQGFKAGKQWRFYRSDLVAFLETTGTELLQQRGEIREALDFFATRVTEKRLGKKAVAERVQVTSSLEKQDLLRRLVFMLFLDAFQEKASDIHLEPRSGGALTVKYRTGGALKALMDLAPDVAADMAVQLREMAGLSPLSTGAAERGKFSFDAGEFVEGSPISLKLSTLPTLDGERITVSLDPFSSVEAAMKQGFGSLGFRGADITTVSEIFDKKSGVVVVTGPAGSGRTTACHSALNHIQRKAAGSANIIALEDEIAYRSESITQVKLEGADSRGMVETLQAVMWQDPDVVFLSTLPDREAARLACEIALTGHLVILQAESPDIMHALVKLRALGIDISTLSTLLEGVLALRLVRTLCEECREEYVPSREISDRYFLPLYGRWFNEGGSPSRGGPVKLFRGKGCSSCRMTGFSGRTLLYELLNPDREIKEILSQGLEPDKLMEALLEKGFLTLRERAFSYALAGVTTIEEALRVSHI, from the coding sequence ATGGAAAAAGACATTCTGGATGCCGAGGAAGCCCGGGAGTTCTTGAAGACCTCGAAGCCCACATTTTACCGCTGGCTCAAAGCGGGAAAAATTCAGGGCTTCAAGGCGGGAAAGCAATGGCGCTTCTACAGGAGCGACCTCGTGGCGTTCCTGGAGACCACGGGAACGGAGCTGCTGCAGCAGAGGGGAGAGATAAGGGAAGCCCTGGATTTTTTTGCCACGCGGGTCACCGAAAAGCGCCTGGGAAAAAAAGCAGTGGCGGAGAGAGTTCAGGTGACGAGCTCGCTTGAAAAGCAGGATCTTCTGAGAAGGCTTGTATTCATGCTTTTTCTTGATGCTTTTCAGGAGAAGGCCAGCGATATTCACCTTGAACCCCGCAGCGGCGGCGCCCTGACGGTAAAATACCGGACAGGCGGGGCTCTGAAAGCCCTTATGGATCTTGCCCCTGATGTGGCAGCTGATATGGCGGTTCAGCTGAGAGAGATGGCGGGGCTTTCCCCTCTGTCAACAGGAGCAGCAGAAAGAGGAAAGTTCAGTTTTGATGCAGGAGAATTCGTTGAAGGCTCTCCGATTTCGCTGAAACTCAGCACGCTCCCCACTCTGGACGGAGAGAGGATCACTGTCTCCCTGGACCCCTTCTCCAGCGTGGAAGCAGCGATGAAACAGGGATTTGGATCTCTGGGATTCAGGGGCGCCGATATCACCACCGTGAGCGAGATATTTGACAAGAAATCGGGAGTCGTCGTCGTGACGGGCCCCGCCGGGAGCGGGAGAACAACGGCCTGCCACAGCGCCTTGAACCATATCCAGAGAAAGGCTGCGGGAAGCGCCAATATTATCGCCCTCGAGGATGAGATAGCCTACCGCTCCGAAAGCATCACCCAGGTAAAGCTCGAAGGAGCCGACAGCAGGGGCATGGTGGAGACCCTCCAGGCGGTGATGTGGCAGGATCCCGACGTGGTGTTCCTGAGCACCCTCCCGGACAGGGAGGCCGCCCGCCTTGCCTGCGAGATTGCCCTCACGGGGCACCTGGTCATTCTCCAGGCAGAGAGCCCCGATATCATGCACGCCCTGGTGAAGCTCCGGGCCCTCGGCATCGATATCTCCACCCTCTCGACGCTGCTGGAGGGAGTTCTTGCCCTCAGGCTCGTTAGGACCCTCTGTGAAGAGTGCCGGGAAGAATATGTCCCCTCCAGGGAAATATCTGACCGTTACTTTCTTCCTCTTTACGGGCGCTGGTTCAATGAGGGGGGAAGCCCTTCCCGGGGAGGCCCCGTGAAGCTTTTCCGGGGAAAGGGCTGCAGCAGCTGCCGCATGACAGGCTTCAGCGGCAGAACGCTCCTCTATGAGCTGCTCAACCCGGACAGGGAGATAAAGGAAATACTCTCCCAGGGTCTTGAGCCCGACAAGCTCATGGAAGCATTGCTGGAAAAAGGCTTCCTCACGCTCAGGGAAAGAGCTTTCTCCTATGCCCTCGCGGGGGTGACCACCATTGAGGAGGCTCTGAGGGTGAGCCATATTTAA
- the gspE gene encoding type II secretion system ATPase GspE produces MARSRESDMGSLLAEYGMVTERQLEKARDQAEKFHEPLEKVVARMGFATEKEITEVMGRKMGVDFVDLEEREYDGELVHAVPERFTHQYKVFPVELRENRLTLAMVDPFDVIAIDDIRLVTGYDIEPVIATEGAIMDAINRHYSTTAMVEANDVLKGLSAADVEAFEADNADEEEFSPEQIKELVNEAPIVRVVNLIISQAISDKASDIHIEPETKLVRVRYRVDGVLHDVMEPPRHIHAPMVSRLKIMSSMDIAERRVPQDGKIHMRHDHREFDLRVSTIPTVHGEKVVMRILDKGSVTLGLNNLGFYPDVQSRLEQIVEKPYGMLLVTGPTGSGKSTSLYSILNRLNKGEVNIVTVEDPVEYQIQGISQVQQNEKAGLTFATALRAFLRQDPDIIMVGEIRDQETAKTAVEAALTGHLVLSTLHTNDAAGAVTRLTEMGVEPFLCASSLIGVLAQRLARCICPNCRESYTPPVESVRRFGLSAYTDSEIVFYRGRGCDHCKMTGYRGRTGIHELLTMSDRIRGLILQRASTAELRQCAIEEGMKTMPDDGLRKVLDGVTTIEECLRVVYIEGQEL; encoded by the coding sequence ATGGCAAGGTCAAGAGAGAGCGACATGGGTTCACTGCTTGCAGAATACGGCATGGTGACGGAAAGGCAGCTTGAAAAGGCGCGGGATCAGGCGGAAAAGTTCCATGAGCCCCTGGAAAAGGTAGTGGCGAGGATGGGCTTTGCCACGGAGAAAGAGATCACCGAGGTCATGGGAAGAAAAATGGGTGTGGATTTCGTGGACCTGGAGGAAAGGGAATATGACGGCGAGCTCGTCCATGCAGTCCCGGAGCGCTTTACCCATCAATACAAGGTCTTTCCCGTGGAGCTGAGGGAGAACAGGCTCACCCTTGCCATGGTGGACCCCTTTGATGTCATTGCCATCGATGACATCAGGCTTGTCACCGGTTATGACATCGAGCCGGTCATTGCCACCGAGGGCGCCATCATGGACGCCATCAACAGGCACTATTCCACCACCGCCATGGTTGAGGCCAATGATGTGCTCAAGGGCCTCAGCGCAGCCGACGTGGAAGCCTTCGAAGCGGACAATGCCGATGAAGAGGAATTCTCTCCGGAGCAGATCAAGGAGCTTGTCAATGAGGCGCCTATTGTCCGCGTGGTGAATCTCATCATCTCTCAGGCCATCAGTGACAAAGCCTCTGATATTCATATAGAACCCGAGACAAAGCTGGTAAGGGTCCGCTACAGGGTGGACGGCGTGCTCCATGACGTCATGGAGCCTCCACGCCATATTCACGCTCCCATGGTCTCGAGGCTCAAGATCATGTCCTCGATGGATATTGCCGAGCGCCGCGTGCCCCAGGACGGGAAGATTCACATGCGCCACGACCACCGGGAGTTTGACCTCCGCGTCTCCACAATACCCACGGTCCACGGCGAGAAGGTGGTCATGAGAATCCTGGATAAGGGCTCGGTGACCCTCGGTCTCAATAACCTTGGCTTCTACCCCGACGTGCAGAGCCGCCTGGAGCAGATCGTGGAGAAGCCCTACGGAATGTTGCTGGTCACGGGCCCCACGGGCTCGGGGAAATCAACGTCCCTTTATTCCATTCTCAACAGGCTCAACAAGGGAGAGGTGAATATCGTCACCGTTGAAGATCCCGTGGAGTACCAGATCCAGGGCATCAGCCAGGTGCAGCAGAATGAAAAAGCGGGCCTCACTTTTGCGACGGCCCTGAGGGCATTTCTCCGCCAGGACCCCGATATCATCATGGTGGGCGAGATCCGTGACCAGGAGACAGCAAAGACCGCCGTGGAGGCAGCACTCACGGGGCACCTTGTGCTCTCCACCCTCCATACCAATGATGCGGCAGGGGCTGTCACAAGGCTCACCGAAATGGGCGTCGAGCCCTTTCTCTGCGCTTCTTCGCTTATAGGCGTTCTTGCCCAGCGCCTGGCGCGGTGCATCTGCCCCAACTGCCGGGAGTCCTACACTCCCCCCGTGGAGTCGGTGAGAAGATTCGGCCTCTCCGCCTATACCGATTCGGAGATCGTTTTTTACCGGGGAAGGGGATGCGATCACTGCAAGATGACAGGCTACAGGGGGAGAACAGGGATCCATGAGCTGCTCACCATGTCGGACAGGATAAGAGGTCTGATTCTTCAGCGCGCTTCAACGGCAGAGCTCAGGCAGTGCGCCATAGAGGAGGGCATGAAGACCATGCCTGACGACGGCCTCAGAAAAGTGCTTGACGGCGTCACCACCATAGAAGAGTGCCTCAGGGTGGTCTATATCGAAGGACAGGAGCTCTGA